CCATCGAAAGAAAAATCCTGCGATGGCGAACTGCGGAAGAATTTTCCTACATTTCGCCATCGAAGCGCTCAACAGCGTTGCTCGATTGCTGGCTGACGTCAGCCTGCCAAGGCTGGCAGTGGACGCGCCAGCAGTCGCTCGTCAAGCAGGCCGAGGCCTTCCTGAAACAGCTGATTGCTGCGCTCGGTTTCGCCTAACTGGCCCAGCAGACGCGCCAACTCAGCGCAGGTTTCAGGATTGCGCTGCAGGCGCAGGCTGCTTTCCAGATAATCCCGAGCCTTGCCCCACAAACTGCTTTGCAGACACAGCCGACCGAGCGTCAGCAACAGGCTAGGGTCGGTGGAATGTTCCTTGAGCCAGCCTTCGGCGGTTTGCAACTGACGTCCCGGATCGCTGCCGCGCACCAGCCCGTAAAGGCGTGCGAGATGGCTGTTGTAGTTGCGCTTGAGTGCTGCGCGCAACGCTTCTTCGGCCTTGGCATCAGCGCCGAGGCGGCGTAGTTGCTCGGCATACGCCAGAACCAGTTGCGGTTCCTGGCGCTGAGCCGAGGACAGCCCGTCCCACGCCTTGTCCAGCGCTGGAAGGCCCGCTGGGGCCGCATCGCCTTCCTGCTCCCGATAGGCAGCCAGCGTGAGGTTTTCACCCCAGGCGCGACGCTCCAGTTCGGCCAGTTCCTGCGGTGGCAGGACTTTATCCTTGCGCAGCTCAGGCATGAGCTTGATCAGCGCCGACCATT
This genomic window from Pseudomonas sp. G.S.17 contains:
- a CDS encoding heme biosynthesis protein HemY, which codes for MKRAYILLFVAIAIAALIGVAVAEHSGYVLIAYQNFRYESSLWATLGLLIALWLVVYIVRLLLGLVMTSSGVVNPWSRRNRSRRVQVAIEQGQMDLAEGRWASAQRHLHRAAEAEPQPLLFYLGAARAANEQGKYEECDGLLERALERQPQAELAIALSHAQLQQDRGDTDGALTTLQVMQQRHPHNVQILRQLQRLYRQRGEWSALIKLMPELRKDKVLPPQELAELERRAWGENLTLAAYREQEGDAAPAGLPALDKAWDGLSSAQRQEPQLVLAYAEQLRRLGADAKAEEALRAALKRNYNSHLARLYGLVRGSDPGRQLQTAEGWLKEHSTDPSLLLTLGRLCLQSSLWGKARDYLESSLRLQRNPETCAELARLLGQLGETERSNQLFQEGLGLLDERLLARPLPALAG